The following are from one region of the Amycolatopsis sp. QT-25 genome:
- a CDS encoding ABC transporter permease: MSKTNGSGPATRAEHGVHTDPAALLELTEVASHEPTEVGPDGAVAGYRADRTLRLGVELKRQLKRRRTQLMLGFVALLPFVLVIAFEIGQANPNRRSGGFVDLATASAPNFVVLALFVSGTFLLPMIVALFYGDTIASEASWSSLKYLLAIPIPRHRVLRQKAIVSGILSAVALILLPLVSLVVGVVWYGAGDAISPTGDAVSFGDSLVAMGLATIYIILQLAWVAGLAMLLSVATDAPLGAVGGAVIVAIVSQILDQITALEGLRDYLPTHFAFSWMDLISTDIDWTNMANGMVSAALYGTVFFLLAGRRFATKDITS; the protein is encoded by the coding sequence GTGAGTAAGACCAATGGTTCCGGCCCGGCGACCCGGGCGGAGCACGGCGTGCACACCGATCCGGCGGCCCTGTTGGAGCTGACCGAGGTCGCGTCGCACGAACCGACCGAGGTCGGCCCGGACGGGGCGGTGGCGGGTTACCGCGCCGACCGGACGCTGCGGCTCGGCGTCGAACTGAAACGTCAGCTCAAACGCCGTCGGACCCAGCTCATGCTCGGGTTCGTCGCGCTGCTGCCGTTCGTCCTGGTGATCGCGTTCGAGATCGGGCAGGCCAATCCGAATCGCCGCAGCGGCGGGTTCGTCGACCTCGCGACCGCGAGCGCGCCGAACTTCGTGGTGCTCGCGCTGTTCGTCTCCGGGACGTTCCTGCTCCCGATGATCGTGGCGCTGTTCTACGGCGACACGATCGCGAGCGAGGCGTCGTGGTCCAGCCTGAAGTACCTGCTCGCGATACCGATCCCCCGGCATCGGGTGCTGCGGCAGAAGGCGATCGTCTCCGGCATCCTCTCCGCGGTCGCGCTGATCCTGCTGCCGCTGGTGTCGCTGGTGGTCGGCGTCGTCTGGTACGGCGCGGGCGACGCGATCAGCCCCACCGGGGACGCGGTGTCGTTCGGCGACAGCCTGGTGGCGATGGGGCTGGCGACGATCTACATCATCCTGCAGCTGGCGTGGGTGGCCGGGCTGGCGATGCTGCTCTCGGTCGCCACCGACGCCCCGCTGGGCGCCGTCGGCGGGGCGGTGATCGTCGCGATCGTTTCGCAGATCCTCGACCAGATCACCGCACTCGAAGGATTGCGGGACTATCTGCCGACGCATTTCGCGTTCTCGTGGATGGATCTGATCTCGACCGACATCGACTGGACGAACATGGCCAACGGCATGGTGTCGGCGGCGTTGTACGGCACGGTGTTCTTCCTCCTCGCCGGTCGCCGGTTCGCGACGAAGGACATCACCAGCTGA
- a CDS encoding alpha/beta fold hydrolase, whose protein sequence is MPRIPLPRTRGAKLIALAAVVVVLAAAAVVWTNSEPAPSAVKTQEATFDLPETPGSPEVVKIDTTTYLPERTPAPAVLLAHGFGGDKNSVATEARELAEKGFVVLAWSARGFGRSTGKIALNDPDREVADARKLVDSLAARPEVLSENGDPKLAVSGASYGGALSLLLAGTDKRVDAIAPVITYNDLAQGLFPNAASASPTAATTPAAGTFTADGVFKKSWAGIFFSAGSGAAQGGSPANDAPEAGDETRESGTAQAAGVAGAAAQSPSPGGPAGQRPPSGPADPCGRFTADVCQAYTELATTGEASQKTVDLLRRVSPASVTDKITVPTLLVQGESDTLFGLDQSDATARQISAAGGEVRTIWYTGGHDGGKPGQKLRARIADFLEFSLTGQGTDPGTGFSYDIQGTLRANGAPSVRTVTAPAYPGATGAATERRRFTLAGPAQPVVRPAGGNPAAVSGIPGLNGAVAGSSRLSGLFSLDPPGQAAQFATPPLDAQTIVAGSSTVRLRISADPSATAPQKEAVLFAKLYDVTSEGVRTLPANAVAPFRVSGLPADGSPVEVTVTLPGIVRPLEAGHTLRLVVGTTDQAFSTPVEPAVFRIELADGGQLGVPVVPGNSVGAPAPLAQLLGIGGALLAGIAITVLAAFRRRRAHDVDESLAKTPLVIEGLRKAYAGGFVAVKDLSFRVEPGQVLGLLGPNGAGKTTTLRMLMGLITPTAGTIRVFGHLIAPGAPVLSRIGSFVEGSGFLPHLSGKENLELYWASTGRPREKAHFAEALEIAGLGDAVNRRVRTYSQGMRQRLAIAQAMLGLPELMVLDEPTNGLDPPQIHQMREVLQRYAATGRTVVVSSHLLAEVEQTCTHVVVMHRGMLVASGEVGELAASSGEATFRVDKPAEAAEALRKVGGVSDVDVDGELVHADLDGLARAEAVAALVRAGVAVEQAGPRRRLEDAFLQLVGEDSKGE, encoded by the coding sequence GTGCCCCGAATCCCGCTCCCTCGTACGCGAGGTGCGAAGCTCATCGCGCTCGCCGCGGTCGTGGTGGTCCTGGCCGCCGCGGCCGTCGTGTGGACGAACAGCGAACCGGCCCCGTCCGCGGTCAAGACCCAGGAAGCGACCTTCGACCTGCCCGAGACCCCGGGTTCGCCCGAAGTCGTCAAGATCGACACGACCACGTACCTCCCCGAGCGGACGCCCGCTCCCGCCGTCCTGCTCGCCCACGGTTTCGGCGGTGACAAGAACAGTGTCGCCACCGAGGCGCGCGAACTCGCCGAAAAGGGCTTCGTCGTGCTCGCCTGGTCCGCGCGCGGTTTCGGCCGCAGCACCGGGAAGATCGCGCTGAACGATCCCGACCGTGAGGTGGCCGACGCCAGGAAGCTGGTCGACAGCCTCGCCGCGCGGCCCGAAGTCCTCAGCGAGAACGGCGACCCGAAGTTGGCCGTGTCCGGTGCTTCCTACGGCGGCGCGCTTTCGCTGCTGCTCGCCGGGACCGACAAGCGGGTCGACGCGATCGCGCCGGTGATCACCTACAACGATCTCGCGCAGGGGCTTTTCCCGAACGCCGCTTCCGCCTCGCCGACGGCCGCCACCACTCCCGCCGCCGGCACGTTCACCGCGGACGGCGTCTTCAAGAAGTCGTGGGCGGGCATCTTCTTCTCCGCCGGTTCCGGCGCCGCGCAGGGTGGCTCCCCCGCGAACGACGCTCCGGAAGCCGGTGACGAGACGCGCGAGTCCGGCACGGCGCAGGCTGCGGGCGTGGCGGGTGCCGCGGCGCAGTCCCCGTCGCCCGGCGGCCCGGCCGGACAGCGGCCGCCGTCCGGCCCGGCCGACCCTTGTGGACGGTTCACCGCCGACGTCTGCCAGGCCTACACCGAACTCGCCACCACGGGCGAAGCGAGCCAGAAGACCGTCGACCTGCTCCGCCGTGTCTCCCCCGCGTCCGTGACGGACAAGATCACCGTGCCGACCCTGCTGGTGCAGGGGGAAAGCGACACCCTGTTCGGGTTGGACCAGTCCGACGCGACCGCCCGGCAGATCAGCGCGGCGGGTGGCGAGGTCCGCACGATCTGGTACACCGGCGGCCACGACGGCGGGAAGCCGGGACAGAAGCTGCGGGCACGGATCGCCGACTTCCTCGAGTTCTCGCTCACCGGCCAGGGCACCGATCCCGGGACCGGGTTCAGCTACGACATCCAGGGCACCTTGCGGGCCAACGGTGCTCCCTCGGTCCGGACCGTCACCGCGCCGGCGTACCCGGGAGCCACCGGGGCCGCCACCGAACGGCGGCGATTCACCTTGGCTGGTCCTGCCCAGCCCGTCGTCCGGCCCGCCGGTGGCAATCCCGCCGCGGTGAGCGGCATCCCCGGATTGAACGGGGCGGTGGCGGGTTCGTCCCGGCTGTCCGGACTGTTCAGTCTGGATCCACCGGGGCAGGCCGCGCAGTTCGCGACGCCGCCGCTCGACGCGCAGACGATCGTGGCCGGTTCGTCCACGGTCCGGCTGCGGATCTCCGCGGATCCGTCGGCCACGGCACCGCAGAAGGAAGCCGTCCTGTTCGCGAAGCTCTACGACGTCACCTCGGAAGGCGTCCGCACGCTTCCGGCCAACGCCGTCGCACCCTTCCGCGTTTCCGGGCTGCCCGCCGACGGTAGCCCGGTCGAGGTGACGGTGACCCTGCCGGGCATCGTGCGGCCCCTGGAGGCCGGGCACACCCTCCGATTGGTCGTCGGCACGACCGACCAGGCGTTCTCGACCCCGGTCGAGCCCGCCGTGTTCCGGATCGAGCTGGCGGATGGCGGGCAGCTCGGTGTCCCGGTCGTCCCCGGCAACTCGGTCGGCGCACCGGCTCCCCTCGCACAGCTGCTCGGGATCGGCGGCGCGCTGCTCGCGGGTATCGCGATCACGGTGCTCGCCGCGTTCCGCCGCCGCCGTGCCCACGACGTCGACGAGAGCCTGGCGAAGACGCCGCTGGTGATCGAAGGGTTGCGCAAGGCCTACGCGGGCGGTTTCGTCGCGGTGAAGGATCTGTCGTTCCGGGTCGAACCCGGTCAGGTGCTCGGTCTGCTCGGGCCGAACGGCGCGGGAAAGACGACGACGCTGCGCATGCTGATGGGGCTCATCACACCGACCGCGGGCACCATCCGCGTCTTCGGCCACCTCATCGCGCCCGGCGCGCCGGTGCTGTCCCGCATCGGGTCCTTTGTGGAGGGTTCGGGCTTCCTGCCGCATCTGTCCGGCAAGGAGAACCTGGAGCTGTACTGGGCGAGCACGGGCAGGCCGAGGGAGAAGGCGCACTTCGCCGAGGCCTTGGAGATCGCCGGGCTCGGCGACGCGGTGAACCGGCGGGTCCGCACCTACAGCCAGGGTATGCGGCAACGGCTCGCGATCGCGCAGGCGATGCTCGGCCTGCCGGAGCTCATGGTGCTCGACGAACCGACCAACGGACTGGACCCGCCACAGATCCACCAGATGCGTGAGGTGCTCCAGCGCTACGCGGCGACCGGACGCACCGTGGTGGTCTCGAGCCACCTGCTGGCCGAGGTCGAGCAGACCTGTACGCACGTGGTCGTGATGCATCGCGGCATGCTGGTCGCCTCGGGCGAGGTCGGCGAACTGGCCGCGTCCAGCGGTGAAGCGACGTTCCGCGTCGACAAGCCCGCCGAAGCGGCCGAAGCGCTGCGGAAGGTCGGCGGTGTTTCCGACGTCGACGTCGACGGCGAACTGGTGCACGCGGATCTCGACGGTCTCGCCCGCGCGGAGGCGGTCGCCGCCCTGGTGCGGGCCGGGGTCGCGGTCGAGCAGGCCGGGCCGCGGCGCCGTCTGGAAGACGCGTTCCTGCAGCTGGTCGGAGAGGACTCGAAGGGTGAGTAA
- a CDS encoding S28 family serine protease — translation MRKLTAAWSVLAITVLALAGLTPAAQAAPEDVEDALGRIPGLTVVSEDPAPAGYRFFKLTYTQPIDHRRPGRGTFEQRFTLLHKEFRSPTVVYTSGYNVSQSPNRSEPTQLVDGNQLSMEYRFFTPSRPERPDWGKQLTIWQAAADQHRAVEAFKRIYPGKWLATGGSKGGMTATYFRRFFPDDVDATIPYVAPNDVIDPHDRYNRFLADVGDDPACRSALKTIQRDVLTRRPEFAALAAADAAKNGYTFKTVGSADVSLEISVIDSYFAFWQYQKQADCATIPKAGSPAAEVYAWFERVESLNTYSDQNLEIYVPYYFQASYQLGAPESDEGHLRDLLRYPGANVSRTFVPKSVDIPRFDHLAMPDIDFWVKSRGKRLMFVYGENDPWSAEPFRLGFGTKDSYSYTVEGGNHGARISQLPAAQATEATNTVRRWAGLPPVTPGVTTRSAPAGFPDFDADLTMLERRRL, via the coding sequence ATGCGGAAGCTCACGGCCGCGTGGTCGGTTCTGGCGATCACCGTTCTCGCACTGGCCGGGCTCACCCCGGCCGCGCAGGCGGCACCCGAGGACGTCGAAGACGCGCTGGGCCGGATCCCCGGCCTGACCGTCGTCTCGGAGGATCCGGCCCCGGCCGGGTACCGGTTCTTCAAGCTCACCTACACCCAGCCGATCGACCACCGCAGGCCCGGCCGCGGCACCTTCGAGCAGCGCTTCACGTTGCTGCACAAGGAATTCCGGTCACCGACCGTGGTGTACACGAGCGGATACAACGTCTCGCAGTCGCCCAACCGCTCGGAGCCGACGCAGCTCGTCGACGGCAACCAGCTGTCGATGGAATACCGGTTCTTCACTCCCTCGCGACCGGAGCGGCCGGACTGGGGCAAACAGCTCACGATCTGGCAGGCCGCCGCCGATCAGCACCGCGCCGTCGAGGCGTTCAAGCGGATCTATCCGGGCAAGTGGCTCGCGACCGGCGGCAGCAAGGGCGGCATGACGGCGACCTACTTCCGTAGGTTTTTCCCGGACGACGTCGACGCGACGATCCCGTACGTCGCGCCCAACGACGTCATCGACCCGCACGATCGCTACAACCGGTTCCTGGCGGACGTCGGCGACGATCCGGCCTGCCGTTCGGCGCTGAAGACGATCCAGCGTGACGTGCTGACCCGGCGCCCGGAGTTCGCGGCGCTCGCCGCCGCCGACGCGGCCAAGAACGGCTACACGTTCAAGACCGTCGGCTCGGCCGACGTGTCGCTGGAGATCTCGGTGATCGACTCGTACTTCGCCTTCTGGCAGTACCAGAAGCAGGCGGACTGCGCGACGATCCCGAAGGCCGGTTCCCCGGCGGCCGAGGTCTACGCCTGGTTCGAACGCGTGGAGAGCCTCAACACCTACTCCGACCAGAACCTCGAAATCTACGTCCCCTACTACTTCCAGGCTTCCTACCAGCTCGGCGCCCCGGAGTCCGATGAGGGCCACCTCCGGGACCTGCTGCGCTACCCGGGCGCCAACGTGTCGCGGACATTCGTGCCGAAATCCGTCGACATCCCGCGGTTCGACCACCTGGCGATGCCGGACATCGACTTCTGGGTGAAGTCGCGGGGGAAGCGGCTGATGTTCGTCTACGGCGAGAACGACCCGTGGAGTGCCGAACCCTTCCGGCTCGGCTTCGGCACGAAGGACTCCTACAGCTACACGGTGGAAGGCGGGAACCACGGCGCCCGGATCTCGCAGCTTCCCGCGGCTCAAGCCACCGAAGCGACGAACACCGTACGGCGCTGGGCCGGGCTGCCTCCGGTCACGCCCGGGGTGACCACCCGTTCGGCGCCCGCCGGGTTCCCGGACTTCGACGCCGACTTGACCATGCTGGAACGCCGTCGCCTCTGA
- a CDS encoding enoyl-CoA hydratase/isomerase family protein, whose amino-acid sequence MATSSIRVEDEGGIAVVTLRHGKANTLDTEFCRELTLRLEDVQLGGYRGVVLTGTGGIFSAGVDLRRVHDGGADYLEDFLPALSDAFLSVFGFPGPVVAAVNGHAIAGGAVLAAACDRRILADGPSRIGITELLVGVPFPLAALEVLRSGFGADVLAELAFLGETHLPEDALRLGLVNEVTAPETVLSRAVEVARKLAEIPTAAYAHTKAQLHRPFHERIAEHRTGDDAHVLELWSSPEALAAIKAYVDRVLRGRA is encoded by the coding sequence ATGGCCACCTCTTCGATCCGAGTGGAGGACGAAGGCGGGATCGCCGTCGTCACCCTGCGGCACGGCAAGGCGAACACCCTCGACACCGAGTTCTGCCGGGAACTGACCCTCCGGCTCGAAGACGTGCAACTCGGCGGCTATCGGGGGGTCGTGCTGACCGGCACCGGCGGCATCTTCTCGGCGGGGGTCGACCTGCGGCGGGTGCACGACGGCGGCGCGGACTATCTCGAAGACTTCCTGCCCGCACTGTCCGACGCGTTCCTCTCGGTGTTCGGCTTCCCCGGCCCGGTGGTCGCGGCCGTCAACGGCCACGCGATCGCCGGTGGGGCGGTGCTCGCCGCCGCCTGCGACCGCCGGATCCTCGCCGACGGCCCGAGTCGGATCGGGATCACCGAACTGCTCGTCGGTGTGCCGTTCCCGTTGGCGGCGCTGGAGGTCCTGCGCTCCGGGTTCGGCGCGGACGTCCTCGCCGAACTCGCGTTCCTCGGCGAGACCCACCTTCCCGAGGACGCGCTCCGGCTCGGCCTGGTGAACGAGGTGACCGCGCCCGAGACCGTACTGTCGCGAGCGGTGGAGGTGGCCAGGAAGCTCGCCGAGATCCCCACGGCCGCGTACGCGCACACGAAGGCGCAGCTGCACCGGCCCTTCCACGAGCGGATCGCCGAACACCGCACCGGCGACGACGCCCACGTCCTCGAACTGTGGAGCTCCCCCGAGGCACTCGCGGCCATCAAGGCCTACGTCGACCGGGTGCTCCGCGGCCGCGCCTGA